The following nucleotide sequence is from Zea mays cultivar B73 chromosome 1, Zm-B73-REFERENCE-NAM-5.0, whole genome shotgun sequence.
CTTCGGATCATCACGTGGGCCAATACGGCCGTCATCGATGGCCTCAGCGAGACCCTCCTCCAAGGGGCGCGCTTCCATGTACAGACGGTTGTGCTTGTTGGGAGACTTGCTCATGACAGTACGGCAGGACTTCTCAAGAACCGTTTCACGGAAGGAGACGACGGGTGGGGAAACAATAATTTCAGCACCACCCATGAAGTCCTCCTGCAGATCCTTCAGGCAAATCTCAAGATGAAGCTCACCAGCTCCAGCAATGATATGCTCACCAGATTCTTCCATTGTACAGAGAACCATAGGATCGGACTTTGCTAGACGCTTCAAACCTTCGACTAGCTTGGGAAGGTCAGAGGCAACCTTGCACTGAACAGCAACACGCACAACAGGAGAGACGGAGAACTTCATTGCTCTGATTGGGCAAGCGTCAGTCTCCTTCTCATTAGTGAGTGTAGCATTCTTCGTGATGAACTGATCCAGACCAACCATAGCAACAGTGTTACCACACGGAACATCCTCAACCGACTCTTGCTTCTTTCCCATCCAGATAACAGTACGCTGGACACTCTTGACATACAGATCCTTCTTCTGCCCGGGGACATAGTTGGGACCCATGATCCGAACCTTCATACCAGTAGCAACCTTCCCTGAGAAGACACGACCGAAGGCAAAGAACCTGCCCTTGTCAGATGCAGGAATCATCTTTGAAACATACAGCATAAGAGGACCCTCTGGATCACAGTTTCTGATAGCAGTTGCATACACATCATCAAGGGGTCCCTCGTACAAGTTCTCCACACGATACTTTTgagcctttgctggggaaggaaGGTGGAATATCATCATCTCAAGCAGAGCAGTGCTAGCTGGAAGCCACGTTTGCATAACACGCTTCATCAAAGCTTTGCCAATCAACTCCTTCTCATCAGCCTTCATGGTAACATTGAGCTTTTGCAGCATGGGCCACAATTTCTCCTTCTGGTCATTCATGCAGGTCTTGATGATTTGCTTGATTGGCTCATAGCAGAACTGAACAAATCCTCTCTTGCAGGTAGGAGAACCTGTGTTCTTGGTGGTCCACTTCTTTGTGGCAGGGTCAAAGAAGTTCTCACCCCAAAGCCTCTCCATCATCTTAGATTCATCAACTCCAAACTTAGATGCATACATCTTGGCAAAGTTAGTGAGGGTAAATGCCCAACCATGCAGGCCAGCAGAAAAGGCAACAGTCCCCTTCTCTGGGTAGACTTGGACATCACCAAGGAGCTTATCTTCATACGTTGCCATAATGACATTGGcattctcaatcacacgggagaAAGTCTGATAAGCTTCCTCGCCCTCAACCTGAAGCTCAAGGAAGCACCTGTCCATCTTGTTCACGGTAAGAACTGGCCTAATCCTCTCACCAAGGGCTTGGCGAAGCACTGTTTCCGTTTGCACACATACACCTTCAATACAGTCAACCACCACCAGAGCACCATCGGTGATGCGAAGAGCAGCTGTGACTTCCGAAGAAAAATCAACGTGCCCAGGCGAGTCAATAAGGTTGATCAAGTATTGATTACCATCTCTCTCACCCTTGTAGTTCTTCAGTGACTCGTCAGTCATCTCATAGTAAAGAGAGATACCAGTAGATTTGATCGTAATGCCACGCTCTGCTTCATCTGCACGAGTATCAGTCATGCGAACATCGCCAGCAACTTCCTGGGCAATAATCCCAGCAGCTGCCACAAGGGAATCTGTAAGTGTAGACTTGCCTGCAAAGAATTAATAGTAGCATATAAAAACAGTGTGGAACTTCAACATGTGCATCATTGACTAGTACAACATTAGGAACAGACAACCAAATCAAAAGTTAACAGATACACTAGTAGATTACAATCTAGTGTATATAGCTAACAGCTACTGTATAATACAATACTTAGAGAACCAGTACATTAATTACAAGATGACAAAAGGATAAGTCCATTTCCTACATGGGGTAAATATCTGAACATAACTAGGGCCCCTGTTTGGTTGTAGGGACTGAACATATTCTAAATACATTAAATGGAACACATAAAGACCGAAATACCTTTTTTCTTGTTTCCTGTGTATGAAGCCAGTTTTCTAGGCAAGGGCAATTGGAGTAAATGTGCCCTTTAGTTCCTTTTAGCACTCATgtgagggactagagactaaagtCAATTAGTCCCTACTTTAGTCCTTCCGTTTGACAAAATAGAGACTAaacgggactaaagattagtccctctaaccaaatgGGGCCTAGGCTTAAAATAGATAGTGCAGCAAGAAAAAACATCAGCTGTAAAGCACAATAAGAGCTTAAATATCGAAAACAATAACACACTAGTATATTACAATAAAAAACATAGAGTCAacagattatatatatatatataatacaaTACCTAGAGAAACCAATACACTAAATGCAAGGTGAAAAAACAATAAGCCTCATTCGTACATGGGATAAATATCGGTGAATATAGCCATGTAGTACATACTGCAGCATGAATAGAAGCATCGGCAATCAAGAACAGTACAAAGCTTAAATATTGAAACAGAACAATTGACATCAAAATGTCTTGGGCAGTGTTCTGAACCTACCATGGTCCACATGAGCAATAACAGACATGTTACGAATGTTGTTCTTTTTGTCCATGATGGCACGGAGCTCTTCAGCTGTGAACTTCACCATCTTGACTCCTTATGAAGATCACACTACCAATACCAATATTTATTCCTGCTGCGAAGGTATGAGTGTGTTAGTAATGTGAAGGTGTGAGTATATTAGTGAGAATTTACAcagaaacatgagaacaaactaaACTGAAAACTCTGAAATCAGTAGCAAATAAGTTATTAACCACTATAGTTGTCAGGAACCAAAGATACATAGAAATTATTAACAAGTATTATTTGCAAGGATACATTATTCCACTGTTTACACCACACTTCACAGGATTGTAAGCGAAAAGGCTAATAAAAAGTGAAGTGAAAATCATGTGTCTTAGATGTACTCAGGGTGCAGTCTCGTTAAACTAAGATCTGCAATCAGGACACCACAGCTTATGTTCTGTAAAACAACTAATAATAGGCACGAAATAATTAAACAATAGCAATTCGGGTTCGAGGCGACAGGCGACTACGTAGCATATTATATGTATGTACGGATATGGACACAATATCAGAAGGATGCTGGTATTTCTGTGAAATAATTGGTATTTTGTCACTTGAAACGTTGCCTCCTTGTTATAATCTATGAATTATGGGTCAATCTGTGTCTATGAAACATGGGTCCGATAGCAATTTTACGAGGGAACGTATCTGTTGCTCAAAGGGGTACGGTGCTCATGTGCACATTTTAAATCTGGTGGATCCATCTTGTATTCAACGACACCAGCAATTTTACGAAGAACCCCTCCCACCAGGGGAAGAAGGTGGAAGGGGTTCTTCACAAAATTGATGCTGCTGTTAGATGTGAAATGAATGCACCAGATTTAAAATGTGCGCATGAGCACCGTACCCCTTTGAGCACCAGATACGTTCCCATTTTACGAAGGTGTTTCGTTATAATAGTAAATATCAGATTCTCCCATATACTTTTTTCCCCAGAAAACATCATACGGAGACATGGCGGGAAGATTAAAATTGCCCTATATTCTAAAAGCAGTTGCAACAAAGCAGGAACATAAAAATCGCCATATATTCAGCAATGAGATCGTTCCGTTTTGCTCTCTTCCATATATGCAAACCAGCCAAGGTTGACTTAGTGTAGCGGCTGGATCCCCGTCCATGGGACAGAAGAAACTAGCCGCCGACATGCAATCAGCTTGTAGTCGATTTACCTGGGCTGCCAGAGCTCGCTGCCGGCGCCGGATCTCGTCGCAGACGCGGAGGCGGGCAGGCAGCTGCTGCGGAGTGATGGATGACTGGGGGAGGGATGACGGAACACGGGAAGTAACCCGAGATAGGTTTTGCTGTGCTCTTTTCATATTTAACATGTCGGCTGCACATAAACTTTGGTGCATATAGAGTTTACATAAACTAAAGAagtttaaaaaataaaaaaatcatatatattCTTACTATCTTActctaatctctactacttattaaggctgtaagCGTAGCCTGCCGTTCTGCCTTCGTTCAATCTGGATCGTCCATCGCTGTTGTTCAATCTGGATCCTCCTCACCCCGCCCCATCCGCGCGCAAAAAATCTACACAAGCTGATAATACCAAGAGCTGATTACACGAGCTGACTGCTTCCTCTGTAGCAGCATGGTTTATAAGTTGCTACCGCTATCTTTGGCTGAGCGATATGGTACATTATATTTGTGCCACGGTAGCCTACTTGGTTGCGTTATTTAGTTAACGTACGCGGCCCATCTATCAAATAAATTCCATAAGGCCCATGTAGGAAAAACTTCATCCCGCATGCAGTCGCGCGGCGGCTCTCCTCGAGGAGCTTTTTGGAACCGTGATATCTCGAATACTAGGCTTCTGAAGATTGGTATCCCGAACAGAGCAATTGGAAATGTAGTATTATAATTCATTGAACTTCGAAATTGTAGTATCTGCGTCACATTTAGCCCAGTAATCCTCGTTTTTATGGCATTCCGTTTGTTACAACGGATCTACGGGCGCTCCTCTCCCCGAGCGCTGCTCTCCCTGGGCGATCCAGCTCTCCCCGACGAGCGCTCCTCCTCGACGACCGCTCCTCCAGGGACGAGCTTGCTCTCTTGATGCTTTCTGCTTTTCAATTCAGTCTCTGCAGGTGGGTGCCGATGGTAACTTCTTCTTTTGCCGTTTCAGGTGCTAGCATACCTTCTGATATCGTCATCAGCAACTGCTCGAGCAAGTGATTTGACTGAGAACTGGGGGAGCGATTCCTTCCCGAACATGGCGAACTGCTCGAGCATGACATCACAATGGTCATCAGTTGGTGTGCAATCAGCCAATCACCACATACATATACTACGGATCAAGGTTCATAAACCATAATGCAGCTCCAACAACACCGTTTACAAGTTGCAACAGCTGGAACTGGCAAGAATTGCAAAGATACGCAGGCTACTACAGCCTAACTATCTGGATTTTGTGTATGCTGTTAACTGAGAGTTCttaaaaattaatgaattaacgaATCCCCAAGGCCCAGCCGGATGAACTGCATGCATTGTCATCTGCTTGCAGCTGCCTCTGCAACGGCTTGGAGCTCCACGTGAGCTCCTGCACGGCGGCCGGGAAGATGACCGTAGGTTTCCTCCTGCTCTCCTCCAGGTACGGGAAGTCCTCGGTGAAGTGCAGGCCGCGGCTCTCGCGCCTGGCCAGCGCGCTCCTGACGACGAGCTTGGCGCAGCAGAAGAGGTTGCGCATCTCGCAGACCTCGACGCCCTTCAGCCGCCCCGTTGAGCGCACGATGCCGACATACTCCCACATCACCTACTGCAGCTCCATCCTGGCCTGCCTCGTCTGCCCCACGATGTCCGACAGCGCGCCGTCGCCCAGCGCCGACCGTGGCAGCGTCAGCCGTGCCCACCTCGCCGCCAGCGACGGTCGTGGAGAACTCTCGCGCTCTGGAGAGATTTTGCGCCCGTGGATCCGTCGTAAGAAACAGACTGCCGTAACAACAAGGATTACTGGGCTAAAACTGACTCGGATACTAAAATTCCGAATTTCAATG
It contains:
- the LOC103644298 gene encoding elongation factor 2 translates to MVKFTAEELRAIMDKKNNIRNMSVIAHVDHGKSTLTDSLVAAAGIIAQEVAGDVRMTDTRADEAERGITIKSTGISLYYEMTDESLKNYKGERDGNQYLINLIDSPGHVDFSSEVTAALRITDGALVVVDCIEGVCVQTETVLRQALGERIRPVLTVNKMDRCFLELQVEGEEAYQTFSRVIENANVIMATYEDKLLGDVQVYPEKGTVAFSAGLHGWAFTLTNFAKMYASKFGVDESKMMERLWGENFFDPATKKWTTKNTGSPTCKRGFVQFCYEPIKQIIKTCMNDQKEKLWPMLQKLNVTMKADEKELIGKALMKRVMQTWLPASTALLEMMIFHLPSPAKAQKYRVENLYEGPLDDVYATAIRNCDPEGPLMLYVSKMIPASDKGRFFAFGRVFSGKVATGMKVRIMGPNYVPGQKKDLYVKSVQRTVIWMGKKQESVEDVPCGNTVAMVGLDQFITKNATLTNEKETDACPIRAMKFSVSPVVRVAVQCKVASDLPKLVEGLKRLAKSDPMVLCTMEESGEHIIAGAGELHLEICLKDLQEDFMGGAEIIVSPPVVSFRETVLEKSCRTVMSKSPNKHNRLYMEARPLEEGLAEAIDDGRIGPRDDPKVRSQILSQEFGWDKDLAKKIWCFGPETTGPNMVVDMCKGVQYLNEIKDSVVAGFQWASKEGALAEENMRGICFEVCDVVLHADAIHRGGGQVIPTARRVIYASQLTAKPRLLEPVYLVEIQAPENALGGIYGVLNQKRGHVFEEMQRPGTPLYNIKAYLPVIESFGFSSQLRAATSGQAFPQAVFDHWDMMGSDPLEAGSQAAQLVLDIRKRKGLKEQMIPLSEFEDKL
- the LOC103644300 gene encoding L-aspartate oxidase, chloroplastic produces the protein MWEYVGIVRSTGRLKGVEVCEMRNLFCCAKLVVRSALARRESRGLHFTEDFPYLEESRRKPTVIFPAAVQELTWSSKPLQRQLQADDNACSSSGWALGIR